The sequence below is a genomic window from Bradyrhizobium septentrionale.
GCGCTCGGCGGCGCGTTCGGCTTTGCGCTCGGTACGGTGCTGGCGAAGAAATATCCGCTGGTGATGCCGCCGATCCCGGCCGCGGCCTGGCAGATCGGCCTCGGCTGCGTGCCGATCGCAATCGTCGGCCTGCTGATCGAGACCACGCATCTCGAGCGGGTGACGACGGTCGGCTGGTGGCTCCTGGTCTATTCGACCCTGATCCAGTTCTGCGTCGCCTATGTCGCGTGGTTTGCCGCGCTCGCCCGCCTGCCGGCCTCGGTGGCGGCGATCGGCACCATGGCAGTGCCTGTCATCGGCGTGGTGGCCTCCGCCATTGCGCTCGGCGAGCCGCTCGGGCCGATCCAGATCACCGCGCTGCTGTTCACGCTCGCCGGCGTCGCGCTGGCGACAAGGTAGCTGCGTCTCGCTCTGCGCCACAAACTCGTCATGCCCGGCCCTGTGCCGGGCATCCACGTCTTGGCCTCAGAGCAAAAGAAGACGTGGATGGCCGCGACAAGCCCGGCCATGACGACGTGGCAACGTCAGTTGCAGAAGTCCGTAAATGCAACATGCGACAGCCCCAGGGTGAAGGGCGCCTGCACAATTTCCGAATAACGGAAATATATCGCTGATTAGCCCGTCAAGGCACCGTGGCGAACGTCGGCGGCCGTCGGCTCCTTTGCATGGGGTTGTTTTCGATATTTTGGCAGTGCACCCCTGCGATCGCCCTGCCGCAACCGAGGAGAGGTCGAGGCGTCGCATCACTCGCCGAGCGCTTGCTGCAGCATGCTGGAGAGCTGCGCCTTGCGGTAGGGCTTTGCGAGCAGCAGCACGCCCTCGTCGAGGCGGCCGTGATGCACGATCGCGTTCTCGGTGTAGCCCGAGGTGTAGAGCACCTTGAGGCCGGGCCGCCGTTTTCTCACTTCGTCGGCGAGCTGGCGGCCGTTCATGCCGCCCGGCATGATGACGTCGGTGAACAGCAGGTCGAACTTCTCGCCCTTGTCGACCAGCGCCAGCGCCGCGCGGGCGTCGGGCACGGCAATGGTCTTGTAGCCGAGGGCGCCAAGCTGCGTGACGACGTAGTTGCGCACCAGCTGGTCGTCCTCCACCACAAGGATGACTTCGCTGCCGCGCCGCACCGGCTCCGGCTCCGGAGCCGTCGCCTCGACCTGGCCGCGGGCAGGCGGCAGATAGAGCTTGATCGTGGTGCCGTGGCCTTCCTCGCTGTAGATCTTGATGTGGCCGCCGGACTGCTTGACGAAGCCGTACACCATGCTCATGCCGAGGCCGGAGCCCTTGCCGACCTCCTTGGTGGTGAAGAACGGCTCGAACACCTTGTCCTGCACCGCGTGCGACATGCCGGTGCCGGTGTCGCTGACCGCGAGCAGCACATAACGGCCCGGCGTGATGTCGGGATTAACAGCAGCAAAGTTGTCGTCGAGCACGATGTTCTTGGTCTCGAACAAAAGTTTGCCGCCGTTCGGCATCGCGTCGCGGGAGTTGATCGCCATGTTGAGCAGCGAGTTGGCGAGCTGCGAGGGATCGATATGGACGCTGGCGACATCGGGGGCGAGCACGGAATCGATCTCGATCTGCTCGCCGAGCGTCGGCCGCAGCAGTTTTGCGATATCGACCACGGTGCCGTTGATGTCGACGGTGCGCGGCTCGAGCGGCTGGCGGCGGGCGAAGGCGAGCAGATGCTGGATCAGCTCGCGGCAGCGCTCGGCGGCGCGGTCGATCAATTCGGCGGTTTGCGCCAGCTTCGGCTGGTTGCGCAGGCTGTCGACCAGCGTCTCGGTGGTGCCGGTGATGACCGTCAGCATGTTGTTGAAGTCGTGCGCGACACCGCCGGTCAGCTTGCCGATGGCATCGAGCTTCTGCGCCTGCTGCAGCTTGTGCTCGGTTTCGCGCGAAGCGGTGATGTCGTGATAGATCAGCGCGGCGCCGGTGATGGCGTCGTCGCCGTCGCGCAGCGGGCAACCCGACACCACGAGGTGAATCGGGGGCGCGCCGCGGACCGGCTTGGCGACGAATTCCAGCCCGTCGAATTCCTCGCCGCGCAAGGCCTTGGCCGAGGGCATGTCGTCGGCCTGCATCGGCGTCTCGCCGTCGGACTGGAACACGTTGCTCATTGCGCGCAGCTGCCGGAGCGTCATGCCCGGTTTGTAGCGCAGCATCTTCTCTGCGGCCGGGTTCGAGAGCAGCACGACGCCGGCGGCATCGATCACCAGCACCGCCTCCGCCATGCTGCGGAAGGTGGTTTCCATCACCGAGGTGGAGCGGCGCAGCCCTTCGAGCGCGGCGCCGAGATCCTTGGTGCGTTCGGCGACCTTGCCCTCGAGCGACAAATTGGTGGCCTTGGTGGCAGAGAGCGCGCCCTGCAGTTCGCGGCTGGCGCGGCGGGCCGCGAGCGTCAGCGCGACCGCAAGCAGCAGGATCAGCACCACGCCGGCGAGGTCGATCGCCAGCAGCAGCCGTCCGTTTGTCTTCGACTGTCCGGTGCGAATCCCGAGCAGGCGGCGCTCTTCGGTCACCAGGCGGTCGAGTGCCGCTCCAACCCTGTCCATCAGCGCGCGGCTCTCGCCCGCGGAGATCAGCGCGGCGGCGCCGGCGGTGTCGCCCGCGTTGCGCAAGCGGATCAGTTCGGCGCCGAGCGCGATGGCGCGCTTGACGTCTGCCCTGGCGCCCGTGATCAGCTGCGCCTCGTCGGGGGCCGACTTCACCGCGGCCATCAGGCCGTCGAAGGCGGCGGTGAGGGCTGTGCTCTGCTCACGGAATTCGTCGGCGAAGGAGGCGTCGCCGGTCAGCGCGAAGCCGCGTGCCGCGCTTTCGACGCTGCGCGGCAGCGCCCGCGCATCCGAAATGCGCTTGAGGATGCTGAGCGTGCGCTCGACCGAATCGATCTCGCTGCGCGCCCTGACGTCAAGCCCGATCGACGCCGCGCTGATGACGAGAAGGATCGCAAGGCCGCTGCCGAGGATGAGACGTTGGGAAGCCATCGACGATTAGTACGAGCAATTACTTCGAAAGACGAGCGGAAGGAGTGTACTTCGCCAGACATTCGTTCACGGCGGCAATCAGCGCCTGCGGGGTAAACGGCTTGCGCAGGCAGGCGGACGCACCGAGCTCGATCGTCATCCGCAGGAAGTCCGGCGCGCGGTCGGCATTGGCGAAAGCGTAGCCGGACATCGCGATCACAGGAATATCGGGGGCGCGTTCGTGGAAGATCCGGATCGCCTCGAAGCCCCGCATATGCGGCATGAAGACGTCGACCAGCATCACGTCGAACGCGCCGTTCTCCAGCGCGCGCATGCCGGCCTCACCGCCGTCGGCGACGATGACCTCGAAGCCCTGGCGCTGCAAACAGACCTCGATGGCAACGCACACCATCGGGTCGTCATCGACCACGAGAACGCTCGGCACGATGCATCCTCTTGCTATGGCCTCGCGTGCCGGCGACTCGCTTGGCCCGTTTGCCGATTAAGGCGGAACCGCGACGGAAAGTCTGTATCATAGAATGCATATGCTGTTTGCTGACAAGCTGATTTCAAGCTAGCCCTGACACATCACTTGTATTTGTCCATTCCCTTTACGACAGGTCCATGACCGCAGTTCCAGCCGCCGGCCGCGCTCCGCTGTCACCGCTTGGGCTCGCATTCCTGGTGGTAGCCTCGACCGGCTGGGGACTCAACTTCCCGATCATGAAATTTCTGCTGAGCGAGTGGCCGCCGTTGTGCTCGCGCGGGCTGTGCGGCGTGGTCGGCGCGCTCGCGCTCGGTCTGATGGCGGTCGCGCGGGGGCAGACACTGCGCGTTCCGCCGGGCATGTGGTGGCGGCTTGCCCTGGTCTCGACGCTTTCGATCGGCGGCTGGGTCGCCTCGATGGGGCTGGCGCTGATCTGGCTGCGGGCCAGCGAGGCGGCCGTGCTCGGGATCACGATCCCGGTGTGGGTCGCGCTGGTGGCCTGGCCGGTGCTCGGCGAGCGGGTGTCGCTGCCGCGCGCGCTTTCGCTTGCGGTGGCGCTCGCCGGCATCGCAGCGCTGATCGGCGGCGGCGGTCTCGACGCAAGCCTCGGCAAGTTGCCGGGCATTCTGTTCGCGCTCGCGGGCGCGGTCTGTGTCGGGCTTGGCACCGTGCTGACCAAGTCCTTCAAGCTCGCGATGCCGCCATTGTCGCTCGCGGCCTGGCAGCTTGGGATCGGCTGCGTGCCGATCGCGATCATCGGCGTCGTGATCGAGCAACCGCAACTGGCGGCGCTGTCGCGGTTCGGCTGGGCGTCGATGATCTACATGACGCTGATCCAGTTCTGCCTTTGCTATGTCTGCTGGTTCGCCGCGCTGGCGCGGCTGCCGGCGGCAACCGCGTCGATCGGCACGCTGCTGGTGCCGGTCGTCGGCGTATTGGCGGCAGCGGCGATGCTGCGCGAGCCGCTCAGCACCAGCGATATCGCGGCGCTGGTGGTGACGTTCGCAGCCGTCGCGGTGGCCTTGCGCACGTGAACTTTGCGCACATGAAAAAGGGCGGCGTTGCCGCCGCCCTTCGCTAGCTGGAATTCAGACTGCGGTTACGGGCAGGGGTGCCGCTGGCCGTCATAGCCGAGATAGGTGCCCGAGGCCGGATCGTAGGACTTGTAGCGCTGCGCGCAGTAGCTGGCATCGCCGCCACCCGGCACGGCTTCGACGGCGACAGACGGTTCATCGTAATAGCCGTAGCTGTCATCGTAGTAACCGGGGCCATAACCGTAGCCGGAGCCGTAATACGCGCCCGAGGCGAGCGCGCCGCCGACCACTGCACCGGCAACCGCGCCCGGCCAGTAGCCGCCGCCTCGGCGATAGCCGCCGTGCCAACCGCCACCACCGCCATGCCAGCGACCGCCGCCACCGCCAGCCCACTGGCGGCCACCGCCACCGCCGCCGCCAGCCCACTGGCCGCCGCCGCCAACGCGCGGGCCGGCTCCCATGGCCGCGCCACGACCGCCGCCGAAGCCGCCGCCGCCAATATGGCCGCCGCCACCGCCACCACCGCCGATGTGGCCACCACCGCCGCCACCGCCACCGCCACGCGCGCCACCGCCGCCCATAGCGCCCATCTGTGCACCAGACTGCGCGAACGAGACGGTCGGCATCACCATCGGCAGCGCAAGCGCCAGCGCCGCGGCAGTGCTCAAAACCTTCAGATTGATCATTTTGAACTCCATTAAAACAGGTGATGTCTAACCATTTCTGCGGTCGGACGTTCCTGCGTTCCACATTGATTGTGCGTCATCTTTGCTTGGCA
It includes:
- a CDS encoding DMT family transporter, whose amino-acid sequence is MTAVPAAGRAPLSPLGLAFLVVASTGWGLNFPIMKFLLSEWPPLCSRGLCGVVGALALGLMAVARGQTLRVPPGMWWRLALVSTLSIGGWVASMGLALIWLRASEAAVLGITIPVWVALVAWPVLGERVSLPRALSLAVALAGIAALIGGGGLDASLGKLPGILFALAGAVCVGLGTVLTKSFKLAMPPLSLAAWQLGIGCVPIAIIGVVIEQPQLAALSRFGWASMIYMTLIQFCLCYVCWFAALARLPAATASIGTLLVPVVGVLAAAAMLREPLSTSDIAALVVTFAAVAVALRT
- a CDS encoding BA14K family protein codes for the protein MINLKVLSTAAALALALPMVMPTVSFAQSGAQMGAMGGGGARGGGGGGGGGHIGGGGGGGGHIGGGGFGGGRGAAMGAGPRVGGGGQWAGGGGGGGRQWAGGGGGRWHGGGGGWHGGYRRGGGYWPGAVAGAVVGGALASGAYYGSGYGYGPGYYDDSYGYYDEPSVAVEAVPGGGDASYCAQRYKSYDPASGTYLGYDGQRHPCP
- a CDS encoding response regulator; amino-acid sequence: MPSVLVVDDDPMVCVAIEVCLQRQGFEVIVADGGEAGMRALENGAFDVMLVDVFMPHMRGFEAIRIFHERAPDIPVIAMSGYAFANADRAPDFLRMTIELGASACLRKPFTPQALIAAVNECLAKYTPSARLSK
- a CDS encoding CHASE3 domain-containing protein, whose product is MASQRLILGSGLAILLVISAASIGLDVRARSEIDSVERTLSILKRISDARALPRSVESAARGFALTGDASFADEFREQSTALTAAFDGLMAAVKSAPDEAQLITGARADVKRAIALGAELIRLRNAGDTAGAAALISAGESRALMDRVGAALDRLVTEERRLLGIRTGQSKTNGRLLLAIDLAGVVLILLLAVALTLAARRASRELQGALSATKATNLSLEGKVAERTKDLGAALEGLRRSTSVMETTFRSMAEAVLVIDAAGVVLLSNPAAEKMLRYKPGMTLRQLRAMSNVFQSDGETPMQADDMPSAKALRGEEFDGLEFVAKPVRGAPPIHLVVSGCPLRDGDDAITGAALIYHDITASRETEHKLQQAQKLDAIGKLTGGVAHDFNNMLTVITGTTETLVDSLRNQPKLAQTAELIDRAAERCRELIQHLLAFARRQPLEPRTVDINGTVVDIAKLLRPTLGEQIEIDSVLAPDVASVHIDPSQLANSLLNMAINSRDAMPNGGKLLFETKNIVLDDNFAAVNPDITPGRYVLLAVSDTGTGMSHAVQDKVFEPFFTTKEVGKGSGLGMSMVYGFVKQSGGHIKIYSEEGHGTTIKLYLPPARGQVEATAPEPEPVRRGSEVILVVEDDQLVRNYVVTQLGALGYKTIAVPDARAALALVDKGEKFDLLFTDVIMPGGMNGRQLADEVRKRRPGLKVLYTSGYTENAIVHHGRLDEGVLLLAKPYRKAQLSSMLQQALGE